A window of the Streptomyces albireticuli genome harbors these coding sequences:
- a CDS encoding DUF742 domain-containing protein, whose translation MNGAGPDPATAPGSPDRLYILTGGQDRAEQRRTELDLVTLIVSRTESEAGLQPEHAAIVRMCHYPLSVAEISAYLELPVSTLTQLLTELLAGRQVEARPPVPAAALPDVRLLEAVMNGLQKL comes from the coding sequence ATGAACGGGGCCGGACCCGACCCAGCGACAGCGCCCGGCAGTCCGGACCGGCTGTACATCCTCACCGGCGGCCAGGACCGCGCGGAGCAGCGGCGGACCGAGCTCGATCTCGTCACCCTGATCGTGTCCCGGACGGAGTCCGAGGCCGGTCTCCAGCCGGAGCACGCGGCCATCGTCCGGATGTGTCACTACCCGCTCTCCGTCGCGGAGATATCCGCTTATCTGGAGCTGCCGGTCAGCACCCTGACCCAGCTTCTCACCGAATTGCTGGCGGGCCGACAGGTGGAGGCCCGCCCCCCGGTCCCGGCGGCGGCCCTGCCCGACGTCCGACTTCTGGAGGCGGTGATGAATGGACTACAGAAGCTCTGA
- a CDS encoding roadblock/LC7 domain-containing protein, producing MDWMLKDLATGVPQTRHVIVLSSDGLRMAQHGTDPDVADRLAAACAGLQSLSAAIAAEFPNPRGDGQMRLVVIEVDGGFFYLMAAGAGAYLAVLADDDVDAELMGLRMRDLVARIGSHLTSPPRVGGPVT from the coding sequence ATGGACTGGATGCTCAAGGACCTGGCAACGGGCGTTCCGCAGACCCGGCACGTGATCGTGCTGTCCTCGGACGGCCTGCGCATGGCCCAGCACGGCACCGACCCTGACGTCGCCGACCGTCTCGCCGCCGCGTGTGCCGGACTACAGAGCCTGTCCGCCGCCATCGCCGCGGAGTTCCCGAATCCGCGCGGGGACGGACAGATGCGGCTGGTCGTCATCGAGGTCGACGGCGGTTTCTTCTACCTCATGGCCGCCGGGGCCGGAGCGTATCTCGCCGTGCTGGCCGACGACGACGTGGACGCCGAGCTGATGGGCCTGCGGATGCGGGACCTGGTGGCCCGCATCGGCTCGCACCTCACCAGTCCCCCCCGGGTCGGCGGGCCGGTGACATGA
- a CDS encoding sensor histidine kinase — protein MVGTGSSDRRRPVSALIWLISPLVLAVCTGTAVVAVTPEARVPVGWCGSSATVAVALAASEAARRGRVITTLRRRCAEQETALRYRLDEHEAETFRLARELLPRAVRLLKRGEPTEVILRHTLPTHDLEPGYAAAHRSVLKSVIEAVQAEESMRDSAQRAFVNIARRVQAIVHQQAYDIREMEHKHGNDPDVFGDLLHLDHGNALTGRLADSIAVLGGSRPGRQWKNEIPLYNVLRGAMSRILEYRRVDLHSVADVAVVGPAVEPVIHALAELLDNATRYSPPQTRVHLTAVDIQSGIAVEIEDAGVGLTDEARRRTDRVLSKESELDLDDLGEAPRLGLAVVARLARSYNFLVSLRPSAYGGVRAVLVIPMDLITASKHPGGDIARAPKLPPFKSKRRPGQRIPAPGPETPPPMMEHPIPPPLGDSGLPQRRRRRGPAPLPFGRAAAAQREREREQAMRTRPSVPVQPGPERDSLPEQPPKQPGMWLAAFTRGINGELPEPDPDRPNSDLSSDKEE, from the coding sequence ATGGTTGGTACTGGCTCGTCAGACCGGCGACGGCCCGTCTCCGCGCTGATATGGCTGATCTCACCTCTGGTGCTGGCGGTGTGCACGGGAACCGCGGTGGTCGCCGTGACCCCGGAGGCACGCGTCCCCGTCGGCTGGTGCGGCTCCTCGGCCACGGTCGCGGTGGCACTGGCGGCCTCCGAGGCGGCCCGGCGCGGCCGGGTGATCACCACCCTGCGCCGCCGGTGCGCCGAGCAGGAGACCGCGCTGCGGTACCGGCTCGACGAACACGAGGCGGAGACCTTCCGGTTGGCCCGTGAGCTGCTGCCCCGGGCGGTCCGCCTGCTGAAGCGCGGTGAGCCCACGGAGGTGATCCTCCGGCACACCCTGCCGACGCACGACCTGGAGCCGGGCTACGCCGCGGCGCACCGCTCCGTGCTGAAGTCCGTCATCGAGGCGGTCCAGGCGGAGGAGAGCATGCGCGACTCCGCGCAGCGCGCCTTCGTCAACATCGCCCGCCGGGTGCAGGCCATCGTCCACCAACAGGCCTACGACATCCGGGAGATGGAGCACAAGCACGGCAACGACCCGGACGTCTTCGGCGATCTCCTCCACCTCGACCACGGCAACGCCCTGACCGGCCGCCTGGCCGACAGCATCGCCGTGCTCGGCGGCTCCCGCCCGGGCCGCCAGTGGAAGAACGAGATCCCGCTCTACAACGTGCTCCGCGGCGCCATGTCCCGGATCCTCGAGTACCGCCGCGTCGACCTGCACTCCGTCGCGGACGTCGCCGTGGTCGGCCCCGCCGTCGAGCCGGTGATCCACGCGCTGGCCGAGCTCCTGGACAACGCCACCCGCTACTCCCCGCCGCAGACCCGGGTGCACCTGACCGCCGTGGACATCCAGTCCGGCATCGCGGTCGAGATCGAGGACGCCGGCGTCGGCCTGACCGACGAGGCCAGGCGCCGCACCGACCGGGTGCTGTCCAAGGAGAGCGAGCTCGACCTCGACGACCTGGGCGAGGCGCCCCGGCTGGGCCTGGCGGTCGTCGCGCGGCTCGCCCGCTCGTACAACTTCCTGGTGTCGCTGCGGCCCTCCGCCTACGGTGGCGTGCGGGCGGTCCTGGTCATCCCCATGGACCTGATCACCGCCAGCAAGCACCCCGGCGGCGACATCGCCCGCGCCCCCAAGCTGCCCCCCTTCAAGTCCAAGCGGCGCCCCGGCCAGCGAATCCCCGCGCCCGGCCCCGAGACGCCGCCGCCCATGATGGAGCACCCCATCCCGCCGCCGCTGGGCGACAGCGGACTGCCGCAGCGCCGGCGGCGGCGCGGGCCCGCGCCGCTCCCCTTCGGCCGGGCCGCGGCCGCCCAGCGCGAAAGGGAGCGGGAGCAGGCGATGCGCACCCGGCCGAGCGTCCCGGTGCAGCCGGGGCCCGAGCGGGACAGCCTCCCGGAGCAGCCGCCCAAGCAGCCCGGCATGTGGCTGGCGGCCTTCACCAGAGGCATCAACGGGGAGCTCCCGGAGCCGGATCCCGACCGGCCGAACAGTGATCTCTCGTCAGACAAGGAAGAGTAG
- a CDS encoding ATP-binding protein: MSGPQREQNAAAALFERELELETAEQAVHRLCGHVSEGRSRLGGLLLYSGEAGLGKTSLLSELRRIATETERCTVLFARGSESSRSVPFNVVRQLLQPALAPMTTAARQDLLSGWYDIAGPALGISPPSGPQDPQGVRDGLDWLVTQLAMKGDPVVVIIDDVHWSDAESLAWLTSYAVRLREMPLLVALSYRPHELPDHTPAFRDLVEGRSVRPVELRALTPDAVAGLVHSAFDGKADAPFCREVWAVTGGNPYEAVELIAKARERDLKPLEESAALLRELGAAARGSGLVARLDSLGNAVTRFAFAAAVLGTEISPTLAANLAGMGPAQGADCADKLRKARILTGVHQLEFVHPLIATAVYSAIPAATRTAMHGQAAWAVSEAGQGAAVASRHLLEVHPDHDPELVEQLRVASREHLAVGAPDAARRCLERALREPPPEEERASVLYELACSTLLTSPSTTINHLKSALALPHLTEELRVDATYRLSQVYAHNNQLKEAAEVLSVQAARTPPGAGRMRLQAAHYLWKGIQSEEVDAPARSRRISELADHLRGRDDAERALLAIRAFDGVIRGEDAVQVLDRIERALVDGRLAHGMSWTNTEWGFELPSIVGISFLYTDRLDRAKELFEEAIRAFEISGWSGIHLAFAHDFLGYAYRRLGELDKAEKLLREGLRLAYRLGPGLPIQWDGTCMLIDTLLARGDVAEAQVVAEENGFRPPYTPAVVLPDAMCLAGRLMLAQGRRKEAVAELEAAGRRLEERGRHNTVWAPWALDLAVAVAPDDPERARTLSGQAVRNAARFGTDSALGEALRMAAKVAEPEDALKMLDQSVGHLRKSPCKYEFAAALVDHGVALNGAGRTAEAEERLREGREVAEFCGAHGLVRTVRSLLPEAVCGEAEPAG, from the coding sequence ATGTCAGGGCCTCAGCGTGAACAGAACGCAGCCGCCGCCCTGTTCGAGCGTGAGCTTGAACTTGAGACAGCGGAACAGGCGGTGCACCGCCTGTGCGGGCACGTGAGTGAAGGGAGGAGCCGGCTCGGCGGACTTCTGCTCTACAGCGGCGAAGCGGGCCTGGGGAAAACGTCGTTGCTCTCCGAACTGCGCCGCATCGCCACCGAGACGGAGCGCTGCACCGTGCTCTTCGCGCGCGGCAGCGAGTCCTCGCGTTCCGTGCCGTTCAACGTCGTGCGCCAGCTCCTCCAGCCGGCCCTCGCCCCGATGACCACGGCGGCCCGGCAGGACCTGCTCAGCGGCTGGTACGACATCGCCGGCCCCGCGCTCGGCATCTCGCCGCCCAGCGGCCCGCAGGACCCACAGGGCGTGCGCGACGGACTCGACTGGCTGGTCACCCAACTCGCCATGAAGGGCGACCCCGTGGTCGTCATCATCGACGACGTCCACTGGTCGGACGCCGAGTCGCTGGCGTGGCTCACCTCCTACGCCGTGCGGCTGCGCGAGATGCCGCTGCTGGTCGCCCTCTCCTACCGCCCGCACGAACTGCCCGACCACACCCCGGCCTTCCGCGACCTCGTCGAAGGCCGCAGCGTGCGCCCCGTCGAGCTGCGCGCCCTCACGCCCGACGCGGTCGCCGGCCTGGTGCACTCGGCCTTCGACGGCAAGGCGGACGCCCCGTTCTGCCGCGAGGTCTGGGCCGTCACCGGCGGCAATCCCTACGAGGCCGTGGAGTTGATCGCCAAGGCCCGGGAGCGCGACCTCAAGCCGCTGGAGGAGTCCGCCGCCCTCCTGCGGGAGCTGGGCGCCGCCGCCCGGGGCAGCGGCCTCGTGGCCCGCCTGGACAGCCTGGGCAACGCCGTCACCCGGTTCGCCTTCGCCGCCGCGGTCCTCGGCACGGAGATCTCGCCCACCCTCGCCGCGAACCTCGCGGGCATGGGCCCGGCGCAGGGCGCCGACTGCGCGGACAAGCTGCGCAAGGCCCGTATCCTCACCGGCGTCCACCAGCTGGAGTTCGTGCACCCGCTGATCGCCACCGCGGTCTACAGCGCGATCCCCGCGGCCACCCGCACCGCGATGCACGGCCAGGCCGCGTGGGCGGTCTCCGAGGCGGGCCAGGGCGCCGCCGTGGCCTCCCGCCATCTGCTGGAGGTCCACCCCGACCACGACCCCGAGCTGGTCGAACAGCTGCGGGTGGCGTCCCGCGAGCACCTCGCCGTCGGCGCCCCGGACGCGGCCCGCCGCTGTCTGGAGCGCGCCCTGCGGGAGCCACCGCCCGAGGAGGAGCGCGCCTCCGTCCTCTACGAGCTGGCCTGCTCCACCCTGCTCACCTCGCCGTCCACCACCATCAACCACCTCAAGTCCGCCCTGGCCCTGCCGCACCTCACCGAGGAGCTGCGCGTGGACGCCACCTACCGCCTCTCCCAGGTGTACGCGCACAACAACCAGCTCAAGGAGGCCGCCGAGGTCCTCTCGGTGCAGGCGGCCCGCACCCCGCCGGGCGCGGGGCGGATGCGGCTCCAGGCCGCCCACTATCTGTGGAAGGGCATCCAGTCCGAGGAGGTGGACGCGCCCGCCAGGTCCCGGCGGATCTCCGAGCTCGCCGACCACCTGCGGGGCCGGGACGACGCCGAGCGGGCCCTGCTCGCCATCCGCGCCTTCGACGGCGTGATCCGCGGCGAGGACGCCGTGCAGGTGCTCGACCGGATCGAGCGCGCGCTGGTGGACGGCCGGCTGGCCCACGGCATGAGCTGGACCAACACCGAGTGGGGCTTCGAACTCCCCAGCATCGTCGGCATCAGCTTCCTCTACACCGACCGGCTCGACCGCGCCAAGGAGCTGTTCGAGGAGGCCATCCGAGCCTTCGAGATCTCCGGCTGGAGCGGCATCCACCTCGCCTTCGCCCATGACTTCCTCGGCTACGCCTACCGTCGCCTCGGTGAGCTCGACAAGGCCGAGAAGCTGCTGCGCGAAGGGCTGCGGCTGGCCTACCGGCTGGGTCCCGGGCTGCCCATCCAGTGGGACGGCACCTGCATGCTCATCGACACGCTGCTCGCCCGCGGCGATGTGGCGGAGGCGCAGGTCGTCGCCGAGGAGAACGGCTTCCGCCCGCCCTACACCCCGGCGGTCGTGCTGCCCGACGCCATGTGCCTCGCCGGACGCCTGATGCTCGCCCAGGGGCGGCGGAAGGAGGCCGTCGCCGAGCTGGAGGCGGCCGGGCGCAGACTGGAGGAGCGCGGACGGCACAACACCGTCTGGGCACCCTGGGCACTCGATCTGGCCGTCGCGGTCGCGCCCGACGACCCGGAGCGCGCCCGCACCCTCTCGGGCCAGGCCGTGCGGAACGCCGCCCGGTTCGGCACCGACTCCGCGCTCGGTGAGGCGCTGCGCATGGCGGCCAAGGTCGCGGAGCCGGAGGACGCCCTGAAGATGCTCGACCAGTCCGTGGGGCACCTGCGCAAGTCCCCGTGCAAGTACGAGTTCGCGGCCGCCCTGGTCGACCACGGCGTCGCCCTGAACGGTGCCGGCCGTACGGCCGAGGCCGAGGAGCGGCTGCGCGAGGGCCGGGAGGTCGCCGAGTTCTGCGGTGCGCACGGTCTGGTCAGGACCGTCCGTTCGCTGCTGCCCGAGGCCGTGTGCGGGGAGGCCGAGCCGGCGGGCTGA
- a CDS encoding Ku protein: MWKGAIGFGLVSVPVRLYAATQEHGVRLHQVHDKDGGRIHLKRVCDVCGEQIDYEHIAKGFEDDEGHTAVVTQDELAGLPLPSKKLIDVLAFVDSDRIDPLQLASSYYLAPESAAANKPYVLLRETLKQTDRVAVTKIALRTRESLALLRVHGDLLTLHTMYWPDEVRDSGDLAPPASVTVRPQELKMATSLMDTLSEDFDLAEQEDEYEVALRELIDAHLSDRPVPRKETAPAPDNVIDLMAALQASIDSAGKKPSEPAAGRKAPAAKAARGTGKKTAAPKKSAAARKTSSSSSTAKNSSSTAKKTTARSTTAKSTKKTAAKKTGRRAS, from the coding sequence ATGTGGAAAGGTGCGATCGGCTTCGGACTGGTGTCCGTGCCGGTCCGGCTGTACGCCGCGACCCAGGAGCACGGCGTCCGGCTGCACCAGGTCCACGACAAGGACGGCGGCCGGATCCACCTCAAGCGCGTCTGCGACGTGTGCGGTGAGCAGATCGACTACGAGCACATCGCCAAGGGCTTCGAGGACGACGAGGGCCACACCGCGGTCGTCACCCAGGACGAGCTGGCGGGGCTGCCGCTGCCCAGCAAGAAGCTCATCGACGTCCTGGCCTTCGTCGACTCGGACCGCATCGACCCGCTCCAGCTGGCGAGCTCGTACTACCTGGCGCCGGAGAGCGCGGCGGCGAACAAGCCGTACGTCCTGCTGAGGGAGACCCTGAAGCAGACGGACCGGGTGGCCGTCACCAAGATCGCGCTGCGCACCCGGGAGTCGCTGGCCCTGCTGCGCGTCCACGGCGACCTGCTGACCCTGCACACCATGTACTGGCCCGACGAGGTCCGCGACAGCGGCGACCTGGCCCCGCCGGCCTCGGTCACCGTGCGTCCGCAGGAGCTGAAGATGGCCACGAGCCTGATGGACACGCTCTCCGAGGACTTCGACCTGGCGGAGCAGGAGGACGAGTACGAGGTCGCCCTCCGCGAGCTGATCGACGCGCACCTGTCCGACCGCCCCGTGCCCCGCAAGGAGACGGCTCCCGCGCCCGACAACGTCATCGACCTGATGGCCGCCCTCCAGGCGTCCATCGACTCCGCGGGGAAGAAGCCCTCGGAGCCGGCGGCCGGGAGGAAGGCGCCGGCGGCGAAGGCTGCGCGCGGAACCGGCAAGAAGACCGCCGCGCCCAAGAAGAGCGCGGCGGCCAGGAAGACCTCGTCCTCGTCCTCCACGGCGAAGAACTCGTCCTCCACGGCGAAGAAGACAACGGCCAGGAGCACCACGGCCAAGAGCACCAAGAAGACCGCGGCCAAGAAGACCGGCCGCCGCGCCTCCTGA
- the ligD gene encoding non-homologous end-joining DNA ligase: protein MPASSDRQAVEIEGHRLSLSHLDRVLFPASGHTKAQVLHYYARVAGVLLPHATGRPASFVRAPEGLTGQSWVAKNPPGGVPGWVSVVPVEHREGVTEQVVIDSAAALIAMANLGAYEVHVPQWTAAAGPDAHDRLVLDLDPGPGADLVLCCRVAQRLRQLLDDDGLTAHAVVSGSKGLHLYAALCPTPGRAASAYAKELAGRMQGEHPGLVVASMARAARRGKVFIDWSQNASAKTTAAPYTVRLRDRPGVAAPVGWDEIAACADPGELAFTPEEVLDRVAAHGDLLAPLTGDDTRRPLP, encoded by the coding sequence ATGCCCGCATCCTCGGACCGGCAGGCGGTGGAGATCGAGGGGCACCGGTTGTCCCTCTCCCACCTCGACCGGGTGCTGTTCCCCGCCTCGGGCCACACCAAGGCGCAGGTGCTGCACTACTACGCCCGGGTCGCCGGGGTGCTGCTGCCGCACGCCACCGGCCGGCCCGCCTCCTTCGTGCGTGCCCCGGAGGGCCTCACGGGCCAGAGCTGGGTGGCCAAGAACCCGCCGGGCGGGGTGCCCGGCTGGGTGTCCGTGGTGCCGGTCGAGCACCGGGAGGGCGTCACCGAGCAGGTCGTGATCGACTCCGCCGCCGCCCTGATCGCCATGGCGAACCTCGGGGCGTACGAGGTGCACGTCCCGCAGTGGACGGCCGCGGCCGGGCCCGACGCGCACGACCGCCTCGTCCTCGACCTGGACCCGGGGCCCGGCGCCGACCTGGTGCTGTGCTGCCGGGTCGCGCAGCGGCTGCGCCAGCTCCTGGACGACGACGGCCTGACCGCCCACGCCGTCGTCTCCGGCTCCAAGGGTCTCCACCTCTACGCCGCCCTGTGCCCCACACCCGGCCGGGCGGCCTCCGCCTACGCCAAGGAGCTGGCCGGCCGGATGCAGGGGGAGCACCCGGGGCTGGTGGTGGCCTCCATGGCACGCGCGGCCCGCCGGGGGAAGGTGTTCATCGACTGGTCGCAGAACGCGAGCGCCAAGACCACGGCCGCGCCCTACACCGTCCGGCTGCGCGACCGCCCGGGCGTCGCCGCCCCGGTCGGCTGGGACGAGATCGCCGCCTGCGCGGACCCCGGGGAGCTCGCCTTCACCCCGGAGGAGGTGCTCGACCGGGTCGCCGCCCACGGTGACCTGCTGGCGCCGCTCACCGGGGACGACACCCGCCGTCCGCTGCCCTGA
- the ligD gene encoding non-homologous end-joining DNA ligase has translation MGHATIPVIQPMLATPGPLPAPGDEAAWAFEVKWDGVRCVVTAPGDGTVRLTTRTGNDATATYPELRALGERFRRHAAVLDGEVVVLDTQGRPDFGLLQRRMNVLNPRRAAQLAMEYPVHLMVFDIMHLDDRSLLKLPYRDRRSVLAGLRLGGTHWSVPAYMEGHGRRAWDATLKDGFEGVLAKRLSSLYLPGVRSPEWRKTKHVTTIDVVIGGWAEGRGMLTGLPGAFLTGLDEPGGLRFTGSVGSGLSERERRDLARYLEVLARPESPFAGPTGVAGAHWVEPRLIAEVTFSGWTPAGHLRHPTWHRLRPDLTRL, from the coding sequence ATGGGCCACGCCACGATCCCCGTGATCCAGCCGATGCTCGCCACCCCCGGCCCGCTGCCCGCCCCGGGGGACGAGGCGGCGTGGGCGTTCGAGGTCAAGTGGGACGGCGTACGCTGCGTCGTCACCGCGCCCGGCGACGGCACCGTCCGCCTCACCACCCGGACGGGCAACGACGCCACCGCGACCTACCCGGAGCTCCGGGCGCTCGGCGAGCGGTTCCGCCGCCACGCGGCCGTGCTGGACGGCGAGGTCGTCGTCCTCGACACCCAGGGGCGGCCCGACTTCGGGCTGCTCCAGCGCCGCATGAACGTGCTGAACCCGCGCCGCGCCGCCCAGCTGGCGATGGAGTACCCCGTCCACCTGATGGTCTTCGACATCATGCACCTCGACGACCGGTCGCTGCTCAAGCTGCCCTACCGGGACCGCCGGTCCGTCCTGGCCGGGCTCCGCCTGGGCGGTACGCACTGGTCGGTGCCCGCCTACATGGAGGGGCACGGCCGGCGGGCCTGGGACGCCACCCTCAAGGACGGCTTCGAGGGCGTGCTGGCGAAACGGCTCTCCTCCCTCTACCTCCCGGGCGTCCGCTCACCCGAGTGGCGCAAGACGAAGCATGTGACGACCATCGATGTGGTCATCGGCGGCTGGGCCGAGGGCCGGGGCATGCTGACCGGGCTGCCCGGGGCGTTCCTCACCGGCCTGGACGAGCCGGGCGGCCTGCGCTTCACCGGCTCCGTCGGCTCGGGGCTGTCCGAGCGCGAGCGGCGCGACCTCGCCCGCTATCTGGAGGTCCTGGCCCGCCCGGAGTCACCCTTCGCGGGGCCCACGGGGGTGGCGGGCGCGCACTGGGTCGAGCCCCGGCTCATCGCCGAGGTCACCTTCTCCGGCTGGACCCCGGCGGGCCATCTGCGCCACCCGACCTGGCACCGGCTGCGCCCCGACCTGACCCGGCTGTGA